The following proteins are co-located in the Vanessa atalanta chromosome 11, ilVanAtal1.2, whole genome shotgun sequence genome:
- the LOC125067205 gene encoding leucine-rich repeat protein soc-2 homolog — protein MNLDNSSRENSESLDTVPITVSPREKYHGMREKKLSAASLTNTEGARPKVVTVKHPESNKPKPTARKNKPIQADLDVIKEFIRCRDEGVKRLDLSKSSITSLPPNVRDLTHLVEFYLYGNKLVALPAEFGCLTNLQTLALNENSLTSLPDSLANLRCLKVLDLRHNKLSDIPEVVYKLTSLTTLFLRFNRIRVVGDGIANLTNLTMLSLRENKIKELSSGIGKLVNLVTFDVSHNHLEHLPQEIGNCVNLSTLDLQHNDLLDIPETIGNLQALNRIGLRYNRLNAIPASLSNCKHMDEFNVEGNSISQLPEGLLCSLTELTSLTLSRNSFMSYPSGGPAQFTSVSSINLEHNQIDKIPYGIFSRARNLTKLNMKENLLSSLPLDIGTWVNMVELNLGTNQLVKLPDDIQSLVNLEVLTLSNNLLKRIPPSIGNLRKLRVLDLEENKIEVLPNEIGFLQELKKLVVQSNQLISLPRSIGHLVNLTYLSVGENNLQYLPEEIGTLENLESLYLNDNPNLCNLPFELALCVSLQIMSIENCPLTSLPPEVVSSGPSLVIQYLKSQGPYRAM, from the coding sequence ATGAATCTTGACAATTCTTCAAGAGAAAACTCGGAATCATTAGATACAGTACCGATTACAGTAAGCCCGAGAGAAAAATATCACGGTATGAGGGAAAAAAAGTTATCTGCGGCTTCTTTAACAAACACAGAGGGAGCACGGCCCAAGGTTGTTACTGTGAAACATCCAGAATCAAACAAACCTAAACCCACAGCACgaaaaaataaaccaattcaGGCAGATCTTGATGTTATTAAGGAATTCATTAGATGTCGGGATGAAGGCGTGAAAAGGCTAGATTTGAGCAAATCTTCTATAACATCATTGCCACCAAATGTAAGAGATTTGACACATCTagtagaattttatttgtatggaaATAAGTTAGTGGCCCTTCCAGCAGAGTTTGGTTGTTTAACTAACCTACAGACATTAGCTCTGAATGAAAATTCTCTTACAAGTTTACCAGATTCATTAGCTAATTTGAGATGTCTGAAAGTGTTGGATTTGCGACATAATAAATTGAGTGATATACCTGAAGTTGTTTATAAATTGACATCATTGACTACACTCTTTTTAAGATTCAATAGAATTAGAGTAGTTGGAGATGGTATTGCTAATCTAACAAACCTTACTATGTTGAGtttaagagaaaataaaattaaagaattgtCTTCAGGAATTGGAAAATTGGTAAACTTGGTTACTTTTGATGTTTCCCATAATCATTTGGAGCATTTACCTCAGGAAATCGGAAACTGTGTTAATCTGTCCACATTAGATCTCCAGCATAATGATTTGTTAGACATTCCTGAGACAATTGGAAATCTTCAAGCATTGAATCGCATTGGTCTGCGATATAACAGGCTCAATGCAATACCTGCTTCACTGAGCAATTGCAAGCACATGGATGAATTTAATGTCGAAGGAAACTCAATATCTCAATTACCTGAAGGTCTTCTATGTAGTTTGACAGAACTCACTAGTTTGACATTATCTCGCAATTCCTTCATGAGTTACCCAAGTGGTGGACCAGCACAGTTCACTAGTGTATCTTCAATAAACCTTGAACACAACCAGATAGACAAAATACCTTATGGGATTTTTTCAAGGGCTAGAAACCTAACTAAATTGAATATGAAAGAGAATTTGCTTTCATCTTTACCACTGGATATTGGGACATGGGTGAATATGGTAGAACTCAATTTAGGTACTAACCAATTGGTTAAACTGCCAGATGATATTCAAAGTTTAGTGAACTTAGAAGTACTAACATTATCAAACAATCTGCTCAAACGCATTCCACCTAGTATTGGGAATTTGAGAAAACTTCGAGTATTGGATTTGGAAGAAAACAAAATTGAAGTGCTACCTAATGAAATTGGATTTCTACAAGAATTAAAGAAGTTAGTAGTGCAGTCTAATCAACTGATATCGCTGCCCCGATCAATTGGTCATTTGgtaaacttaacatatttaagtGTAGGTGAAAATAACTTGCAGTATTTGCCTGAGGAAATTGGCACACTTGAGAATCTGGAGTCATTGTATCTTAATGATAATCCAAATTTGTGCAATCTGCCATTTGAGCTGGCACTGTGTGTTAGCTTGCAGATTATGAGCATTGAAAATTGCCCCTTGACATCACTGCCCCCGGAAGTTGTTTCATCAGGGCCATCTTTGGTAATCCAATACCTTAAATCACAAGGACCCTACAGAGCCATGTGA